The proteins below come from a single Anaerolineales bacterium genomic window:
- a CDS encoding NADP-dependent isocitrate dehydrogenase produces the protein MANTPITVAKGDGIGPEIMDACLHIFKEAGARIDIEEIEVGEQVYLRGNSAGIDASSWDSLRRTKVFYKAPITTPQGSGYKSLNVTTRKMLSLYANVRPCVAYNPFVRTKHPGMDLVIVRENEEDLYAGIEHRQTDEVYQCLKLISRPGCEKIVRYAFEYARQNKRKKVTAFTKDNIMKMTDGLFHKVFDEIAVEYPDLENEHWIVDIGAAKMADTPEAFDVIVLPNLYGDILSDVAAQIAGSVGLAGSANIGEHAAMFEAIHGSAPRRAGQNLANPSGLFLGGVMMMVHIGQADIAELTHNAWLRTIEDGIHTYDIFKEGISKEKVGTKEFAQAVVARLGKKPEQLKPAHYATGETTTPKAAAVAIRTPQKKETIGVDVFVYWTERDPNVLGAKMESFNGEGLNLGMLSNRGQKVYPDGLPETFCTDHWRCRYLSEGGTPLTHTQIVNLLGRVAAGGIDFIKTEHLCTFDGEKSFSLGQGE, from the coding sequence ATGGCGAATACCCCTATCACTGTCGCTAAGGGCGATGGTATTGGTCCCGAAATCATGGATGCTTGTCTCCACATTTTCAAAGAGGCGGGCGCACGCATTGACATTGAGGAAATTGAGGTTGGCGAACAGGTCTATCTGCGGGGGAATTCCGCAGGGATTGACGCCAGTTCATGGGATTCCTTGCGGCGGACGAAAGTGTTCTACAAAGCGCCGATCACCACCCCACAGGGCAGCGGCTATAAATCGCTCAATGTGACGACGCGCAAAATGCTTAGCTTATATGCCAATGTGCGTCCTTGTGTTGCCTATAACCCCTTCGTGCGGACGAAGCACCCCGGTATGGATTTGGTCATTGTCCGTGAAAATGAGGAAGACCTGTACGCCGGCATCGAACATCGCCAGACGGATGAGGTCTACCAGTGCCTCAAGCTGATCAGCCGCCCAGGATGCGAAAAGATCGTTCGCTATGCCTTTGAATATGCTCGCCAAAATAAGCGGAAAAAAGTGACCGCCTTCACCAAAGACAACATCATGAAAATGACCGATGGGTTGTTTCATAAGGTCTTTGATGAGATCGCCGTTGAGTACCCCGATCTCGAAAATGAACACTGGATTGTCGATATTGGGGCGGCAAAAATGGCGGATACCCCAGAAGCCTTTGATGTCATTGTGCTGCCCAACCTGTATGGCGATATTCTTTCCGATGTCGCCGCGCAGATTGCCGGATCAGTCGGTTTGGCGGGGTCGGCAAACATCGGTGAACACGCTGCCATGTTTGAAGCCATTCACGGCTCTGCGCCGCGCCGTGCGGGGCAAAACCTGGCGAACCCGTCAGGGCTGTTCCTCGGCGGGGTGATGATGATGGTCCATATTGGGCAAGCCGATATTGCCGAATTAACCCACAATGCCTGGCTGCGCACGATTGAAGATGGCATTCACACCTACGACATCTTCAAAGAAGGCATTAGCAAGGAAAAAGTCGGGACGAAAGAGTTTGCCCAAGCTGTTGTGGCACGGTTGGGCAAAAAGCCCGAACAATTAAAGCCTGCCCATTACGCCACAGGGGAAACAACCACCCCGAAAGCGGCAGCGGTGGCAATCCGCACGCCGCAAAAGAAAGAAACAATCGGCGTTGACGTTTTTGTCTACTGGACAGAGCGCGATCCAAATGTCCTCGGCGCGAAGATGGAATCCTTCAATGGTGAGGGGTTAAATTTGGGGATGCTGAGCAATCGTGGACAGAAGGTTTACCCCGATGGCCTACCAGAAACCTTCTGCACCGATCACTGGCGCTGTCGTTATCTGTCTGAAGGCGGTACGCCGCTCACCCACACCCAGATTGTGAATTTGTTGGGGCGTGTGGCGGCGGGCGGTATCGATTTTATTAAGACGGAACACCTCTGCACCTTTGATGGGGAGAAATCATTCTCGCTAGGGCAAGGCGAATAG